A window of Spartinivicinus poritis contains these coding sequences:
- a CDS encoding LysR substrate-binding domain-containing protein: MSDPLQHLGAMRAFAKAAQLSSYSKAADELAITQSAVSQQVRTLEQALGVRLFTRVGRTMQLTEAGENLFQYVDQGLGLIREGINRVQQEELAGELKVTLSPAFASHWLMPKLWLFAEAYPEIRIHMIPTLDLLDLKHDEADVAIRYGKGNYSGLVNEFLAASEGIVVASPNVAKNINKPEDLFNYLLIESTPLFSEGWKSWFDKVDITADYSKLQIIQVKGVGLAIHTVLEGRGIALMSNLVAKQLIKQQALVQLFNDTVEYAGVWLLYDESSPRYRRVQKFTNWLKQEIKSDNGKPGSKFK, from the coding sequence ATGAGCGATCCCCTACAGCATCTTGGTGCTATGCGTGCTTTTGCAAAAGCGGCACAGCTATCAAGCTATTCAAAAGCGGCTGATGAGCTGGCTATTACCCAATCAGCTGTAAGCCAGCAAGTTCGAACGCTTGAGCAAGCATTGGGGGTGAGGTTATTCACTCGAGTTGGTCGCACAATGCAACTAACAGAGGCTGGTGAAAACTTATTTCAATATGTTGATCAAGGATTAGGCCTGATTCGGGAAGGTATTAACCGCGTTCAGCAAGAAGAATTGGCTGGTGAGCTTAAGGTTACCCTTAGCCCCGCATTTGCCTCACATTGGTTAATGCCTAAATTATGGTTATTTGCGGAAGCTTATCCAGAAATAAGAATACATATGATACCTACCTTGGATCTGTTAGATTTAAAACATGATGAAGCAGATGTTGCTATCCGTTATGGTAAAGGCAACTACTCAGGGTTGGTCAATGAATTTTTAGCTGCTAGTGAAGGAATTGTAGTTGCCTCTCCAAATGTTGCAAAAAATATTAATAAACCAGAAGACTTATTTAACTATTTATTAATTGAAAGTACACCTTTATTTTCAGAGGGCTGGAAAAGCTGGTTTGATAAAGTCGATATAACAGCTGACTACTCTAAATTGCAAATTATACAAGTCAAAGGCGTAGGTTTAGCAATACATACGGTCCTTGAGGGGAGGGGTATAGCACTAATGAGCAACTTAGTAGCCAAGCAATTAATTAAACAACAAGCGCTTGTTCAGTTATTTAATGATACTGTAGAGTATGCAGGAGTCTGGTTGTTATACGATGAGAGTTCGCCTCGATACAGGCGTGTACAAAAGTTTACGAACTGGTTAAAACAGGAAATAAAGTCTGATAATGGTAAGCCAGGTTCTAAGTTCAAGTAA